The proteins below come from a single Panicum hallii strain FIL2 chromosome 7, PHallii_v3.1, whole genome shotgun sequence genomic window:
- the LOC112900532 gene encoding uncharacterized protein LOC112900532, whose translation MAGGFLLGGLSEDDDDDDEEAEDDSSFSTNNSGDDGGSDDDSSDASATPPIKRCKEDGPEPKNDNGSTFKFSRIVPMTLFGKNAPPPSKAIMQIKPGSAKLAFKRKQVSNVDVVDISSGEEPARQEVPTLEAPENPVAAINPLVNLQDPTLETAESLATTVDTLVNFQELQEPMESIIASSALDPSLTRVHLQELVVASSATDPSPIRMCPQEPIIASLAITPSSEQSGADKDDEAVIAEADRVRFEAIAAIDEFLQ comes from the exons ATGGCAGGGGGTTTCCTGCTTGGTGGATTGTCGGAggatgacgacgatgatgatgaggaaGCCGAAGACGACAGCAGCTTCAGCACCAACAACAGCGGAGACGATGGCGGCAGCGATGACGACAGCAGCGACGCGAGCGCGACTCCTCCGATCAAGCGCTGCAAA gaggatggtccggagcccaagaaTGATAATGGCTCCACCTTCAAGTTCTCACGAATTGTTCCCATGACCCTCTTTGGCAAGAACGCGCCTCCCCCGTCAAAGGCCATAATGCAGATCAAGCCTGGTTCTGCAAAACTGGCTTTCAAGCGAAAACAAGTCTCCAAT GTTGATGTCGTGGATATCTCCAGTGGAGAAGAGCCAGCACGCCAAGAAGTCCCCACTCTAGAAGCTCCAGAGAACCCTGTGGCAGCAATCAACCCCTTGGTCAACCTCCAGGACCCGACCCTGGAAACTGCAGAGAGTCTTGCCACAACGGTCGACACTCTAGTCAACTTTCAGGAGCTGCAGGAGCCGATG GAGTCGATCATCGCCTCATCGGCTCTCGATCCTTCTCTGACAAGGGTGCATCTGCAGGAGCTGGTCGTCGCCTCATCAGCTACCGATCCTTCTCCAATAAGGATGTGCCCGCAGGAGCCGATCATCGCCTCATTGGCTATCACTCCTTCTTCAGAACAG TCAGGTGCGGACAAGGACgacgaagcagtgattgctgaagctgaccGCGTCCGATTTGAAGCTATCGCAGCCATcgacgagttccttcagtag